The Maylandia zebra isolate NMK-2024a linkage group LG7, Mzebra_GT3a, whole genome shotgun sequence genome contains a region encoding:
- the ptger4b gene encoding prostaglandin E receptor 4 (subtype EP4) b gives MNSTKEQPGFRTPTIPVIMFIFGVVGNVIAIVVLRISRKERKETTFYTLVCGLAVTDLLGTLLASPVTIATYIKGTWPGADPLCQYSGFILLFFFVVQLGIVFAMSVERYLAINHAYFYNEYVNQRLAALALLAIYISNVVFCAMPSMGFGRVKLQESETWCFIDWNSSDTSVKTFNLMYAGVNSGIVLATVICNVVVCGALILMHKRFIRRTSLGTDPRRVAELRRRRNFGRLAGAEIQMVILLIATSAVVLICSIPLVLRIFINQLFRNRKDENSILDDLQAIRMASVNPILDPWIYILLRKTVVLKLMEKIKCVFCKMGGRGRSSGRHFLCADGYLSSSIVSRDSPSLMSRELREMVNTSHTMLYPSERNMQARGSVQAGVQGDSSIPAVQTLQVPQEVHGSKRGHGVLEDKVSETPLKEPPVCPKDPPLHVTFTDETADIQEKCI, from the exons ATGAATTCCACGAAAGAACAACCCGGATTTCGTACGCCCACCATCCCGGTGATTATGTTCATCTTCGGGGTGGTGGGGAATGTCATCGCCATAGTTGTTCTGCGAATATCACGAAAGGAACGAAAAGAGACGACTTTCTACACACTTGTGTGTGGCCTGGCGGTGACAGACCTGCTGGGCACCTTGCTGGCCAGCCCCGTCACCATCGCCACCTACATCAAAGGCACCTGGCCTGGAGCTGATCCATTGTGCCAGTACTCCGGCTTCATCCTGCTCTTCTTCTTCGTGGTGCAGCTAGGCATTGTATTTGCAATGTCAGTGGAAAGATACCTGGCGATAAACCACGCATATTTCTACAACGAGTACGTCAACCAGAGACTCGCAGCGCTGGCTCTTTTAGCCATATACATTTCCAACGTTGTGTTTTGCGCGATGCCCAGCATGGGGTTCGGTCGTGTGAAACTCCAGGAGTCTGAGACCTGGTGTTTCATCGACTGGAACAGCAGTGACACAAGTGTCAAgacttttaatttgatgtacGCTGGGGTGAACTCGGGCATCGTGCTGGCCACTGTCATATGCAACGTGGTCGTGTGTGGAGCTCTGATCCTGATGCACAAGCGGTTCATCCGCCGCACGTCTCTGGGAACAGATCCGCGGCGCGTCGCGGAGCTCCGGCGCAGACGAAATTTTGGACGATTAGCTGGGGCAGAGATCCAGATGGTGATCCTGCTTATAGCTACATCCGCTGTCGTCCTCATCTGCTCCATACCTTTAGTG CTGAGGATCTTCATAAATCAGCTGTTCAGAAACCGCAAAGACGAGAACTCGATACTTGACGACCTGCAGGCCATCCGCATGGCTTCTGTCAACCCCATCCTAGACCCCTGGATCTACATCTTGCTCAGAAAGACAGTTGTTCTCAAGCTAATGGAGAAAATCAAGTGTGTGTTCTGTAAAATGGGTGGACGGGGACGAAGCAGTGGCAGGCACTTCCTCTGTGCTGACGGTTATCTCTCCTCATCCATCGTCTCTCGGGACTCACCATCACTGATGTCCCGTGAATTGCGGGAAAtggtgaacacatcgcacaccATGCTGTACCCATCAGAAAGAAACATGCAGGCGCGTGGGTCAGTTCAGGCGGGAGTGCAGGGTGATTCTAGCATTCCTGCTGTACAGACATTGCAGGTCCCCCAGGAGGTCCACGGGTCTAAGAGGGGACACGGAGTATTAGAGGACAAAGTGTCGGAAACACCACTGAAAGAGCCTCCAGTGTGTCCCAAAGACCCACCTCTACATGTCACCTTTACAGATGAGACAGCAGATATACAAGAAAAATGTATATAA
- the ttc33 gene encoding tetratricopeptide repeat protein 33 isoform X2 produces the protein MASFGWKRKVGEKVSKSAVQQFEAEAEKAVDDGPSQDPEVDWLHAIKRRREILLEDCAAKSKRLEEEGALLAEHGRHWEAIKKWDEAIQLTPDNPLLYEMKSQVLTILQEVFPAVKAAEMAVKFRPLWWKGWQTLGRAQLNLGEVDLAVRSFQIAIHQCPSERTLWQEDLTWAWRLQKQQTATKEKIRQEEETKKEILNAPELNQDYDFESDEVLAACVAVAERQTRYEELKRTAVIIDAEGNVKNVLTGEEGSENSATPSKEEFVKARGL, from the exons ATGGCGTCATTTGGCTGGAAGAGGAAAGTTGGGGAGAAGGTGTCCAAGTCAGCGGTGCAGCAGTTTGAGGCAGAAGCGGAGAAAGCTGTGGATGATGGGCCAAGTCAGGACCCCGAGGTGGATTGGCTGCACGCTATCAAACGACGGCGGGAGATCCTGCTGGAGGACTGTGCTGCCAAGAGCaagagactggaggaggaggGTGCCCTGTTGGCTGAGCATGGCAG GCACTGGGAGGCCATCAAGAAGTGGGATGAGGCCATTCAGTTGACTCCAGACAACCCACTACTGTATGAAATGAAGTCCCAG GTGCTGACCATTCTGCAGGAAGTCTTTCCAGCTGTGAAGGCAGCAGAGATGGCAGTGAAGTTCCGGCCATTGTGGTGGAAGGGCTGGCAGACCTTGGGTCGGGCTCAGCTCAACTTGGGAGAGGTGGACCTA GCTGTGAGGTCATTCCAGATTGCCATCCACCAGTGCCCATCAGAGCGCACCCTGTGGCAGGAAGACCTTACCTGGGCTTGGAGGTTACAGAAGCAGCAAACAGCAACCAAGGAGAAGATTCGACAAGAGGAGGAGACTAAAAAAGAGATCCTTAATGCCCCTGAGCTCAATCAGGACTATGATTTTGAGTCTGACGAAGTGCTAGCTGCTTGTGTGGCCGTCGCTGAGCGACAGACACGGTATGAGGAGCTAAAGAGGACCGCTGTAATCATAGATGCTGAGGGGAATGTAAAAAATGTACTCACAGGGGAGGAGGGATCAGAGAACTCAGCCACACCATCAAAGGAAGAGTTTGTCAAAGCAAGAGGACTTTGA
- the ttc33 gene encoding tetratricopeptide repeat protein 33 isoform X1, protein MMASFGWKRKVGEKVSKSAVQQFEAEAEKAVDDGPSQDPEVDWLHAIKRRREILLEDCAAKSKRLEEEGALLAEHGRHWEAIKKWDEAIQLTPDNPLLYEMKSQVLTILQEVFPAVKAAEMAVKFRPLWWKGWQTLGRAQLNLGEVDLAVRSFQIAIHQCPSERTLWQEDLTWAWRLQKQQTATKEKIRQEEETKKEILNAPELNQDYDFESDEVLAACVAVAERQTRYEELKRTAVIIDAEGNVKNVLTGEEGSENSATPSKEEFVKARGL, encoded by the exons AT GATGGCGTCATTTGGCTGGAAGAGGAAAGTTGGGGAGAAGGTGTCCAAGTCAGCGGTGCAGCAGTTTGAGGCAGAAGCGGAGAAAGCTGTGGATGATGGGCCAAGTCAGGACCCCGAGGTGGATTGGCTGCACGCTATCAAACGACGGCGGGAGATCCTGCTGGAGGACTGTGCTGCCAAGAGCaagagactggaggaggaggGTGCCCTGTTGGCTGAGCATGGCAG GCACTGGGAGGCCATCAAGAAGTGGGATGAGGCCATTCAGTTGACTCCAGACAACCCACTACTGTATGAAATGAAGTCCCAG GTGCTGACCATTCTGCAGGAAGTCTTTCCAGCTGTGAAGGCAGCAGAGATGGCAGTGAAGTTCCGGCCATTGTGGTGGAAGGGCTGGCAGACCTTGGGTCGGGCTCAGCTCAACTTGGGAGAGGTGGACCTA GCTGTGAGGTCATTCCAGATTGCCATCCACCAGTGCCCATCAGAGCGCACCCTGTGGCAGGAAGACCTTACCTGGGCTTGGAGGTTACAGAAGCAGCAAACAGCAACCAAGGAGAAGATTCGACAAGAGGAGGAGACTAAAAAAGAGATCCTTAATGCCCCTGAGCTCAATCAGGACTATGATTTTGAGTCTGACGAAGTGCTAGCTGCTTGTGTGGCCGTCGCTGAGCGACAGACACGGTATGAGGAGCTAAAGAGGACCGCTGTAATCATAGATGCTGAGGGGAATGTAAAAAATGTACTCACAGGGGAGGAGGGATCAGAGAACTCAGCCACACCATCAAAGGAAGAGTTTGTCAAAGCAAGAGGACTTTGA